Proteins encoded by one window of Candidatus Desulfatibia profunda:
- a CDS encoding radical SAM protein, with the protein MGTCNYCDASGRTISNTIGFCADCIRIHFDAVWPQIKAVHDRSRTAYGLPTDPPRSGNGISCGLCVHNCRIPEGKTGFCGLRRVQNGRLGGGRPHEGNLYFYFDPLPTNCVGDFVCPAGTGCGYPQYSVSRGPEIGYRNLAVFYHACAFNCLYCQNHQFKQRTFSKKTISAKTLAQAADKKTTCICYFGGDPTPQILHAIKTSRIAMKNAKEGIMRICWETNGSMQEPYLSMIADLSLRSGGLVKFDLKAWSQEIHYALCGVTNAQTLKNFQTLARLVYERPRPPVLIASTLLVPGYIDEKEVLQIARFIADLNPKIPYSLLAFYPQFYLDDLPTTSRSHALRCREVALDAGLSQVHIGNMHLLAEDY; encoded by the coding sequence ATGGGAACATGCAATTACTGTGACGCAAGCGGCCGAACCATTTCAAACACCATCGGATTCTGCGCCGATTGTATCCGGATTCATTTTGATGCGGTCTGGCCCCAAATCAAAGCGGTTCACGACCGCAGCCGCACGGCCTATGGCCTGCCGACGGACCCTCCCCGTTCGGGAAATGGAATTTCTTGTGGTTTGTGCGTTCACAACTGCCGGATACCTGAAGGCAAGACCGGGTTCTGCGGCTTGCGGCGGGTGCAAAACGGCCGCCTTGGCGGCGGCCGGCCGCACGAGGGCAATCTTTACTTTTATTTTGATCCGCTGCCCACCAACTGTGTGGGTGATTTTGTCTGCCCGGCCGGTACCGGCTGCGGATATCCTCAGTATTCGGTCTCCAGGGGACCTGAAATCGGCTACCGCAATCTGGCGGTGTTTTACCATGCCTGTGCCTTTAACTGCCTCTACTGCCAGAACCATCAATTCAAACAGCGAACCTTTTCCAAAAAAACGATTTCAGCCAAAACGCTCGCGCAGGCTGCCGACAAAAAAACCACCTGCATCTGCTATTTCGGGGGCGACCCGACCCCCCAGATTCTGCATGCCATTAAAACGTCCCGCATCGCCATGAAAAACGCTAAAGAGGGTATCATGCGTATCTGTTGGGAAACCAACGGCAGCATGCAGGAACCTTACCTGTCGATGATAGCGGACCTGTCGCTGAGATCCGGAGGCCTGGTCAAGTTTGATCTGAAAGCCTGGAGCCAGGAAATCCACTATGCCCTGTGCGGGGTGACCAACGCCCAAACGCTTAAGAATTTCCAAACCCTGGCCCGCTTGGTCTACGAGCGGCCGCGGCCGCCCGTGCTGATCGCCAGCACCCTTCTGGTGCCGGGATACATCGATGAAAAAGAAGTTTTGCAAATCGCACGATTTATCGCCGATCTCAACCCCAAAATCCCATACAGCCTGCTGGCCTTTTACCCCCAGTTTTACCTCGACGATCTGCCTACTACCAGCCGGTCGCATGCCCTGCGCTGCCGGGAGGTTGCCTTGGACGCCGGCCTGAGTCAAGTTCACATCGGCAATATGCACTTGCTGGCGGAAGACTACTGA